Below is a window of Drosophila nasuta strain 15112-1781.00 chromosome X, ASM2355853v1, whole genome shotgun sequence DNA.
GcaacttaattataaaattgagCGATTCGTCATGGGAATTAGCTTATCAAATGTCGCATGTCGCATTCCAAAAATTCCCCCTCCACTGCTCTTTCCCCTGTCTTCACTTCTGCTCTTGGTGTATGAATTATCTACTCTCTGAATTTGGCAACCGGAGAGTTCGATGCGATCGATTTTAGTGAGCAACGCCCATTTCTCAATTTGGTCATTTGGTTCGCGCGCCACAGATTTCCGCATTTCGACAGTTTCCAAATGCTTTACATACTCATATATCatccactcacacacacacagagacacacacttGCAGTTCGGTTATATCACCGTAAAGATACGTTTTATAGATTTCAAATCTACAACACATTTTATGTTGATTtaccaaattcaaattcattcaTAATTGTGTTGGCCAATCATTCAGCAACGTGAGAGACGAGACTCTTTTTCCCTCCTCTTTTTTCGACTGCTCCCATCTAAATCGAATGCCGCGCTGCctcattataattataattataatcataatcataaacATAATCATAGGTTGCCGCTGCCCTAGAGTTTGCTTTTGGCCATGGAGGTGCCAGAGTTGACACATTCACAAAAAACGCCATTAATTGCAGTTACTTTTTTGATgtaatgttttaattattaaacaattgaGCCTGACCCTCAAAACCCGAACGAACCCGTTTTAAACATACAACAAGATAATTTActataataatagttaaactctttttgccaaaaaaaaaacttaccaAGAAGGTTGTGCAAATcataatgaaatcaaatataatttgctgCACATCAAAAGCTCAGTTGtttccaaatttattatttatttatgaatttaaaatgtttagatataattaaaataaatactaactCTATTACTAAAGCACTGGCTATAAAGGCCTTCAGCTTGGCTCCcaataatatattcataatgCAGTCTATAAAGATGGAtgataacatatttttatgtttgcccATTTAGTGCATTTACCTTTTTCGCTTGGCAGTGTATAAAACTGGTATTTGGCAAACTATCAGCTTAAGCAGCGGGCTTATCAAATTGATATTaatctgtttttctttttatcatCTTCAGTTCGAGTTCGACACGTGAAGCTTTAAAATATCCGGCAGGTGCATAAGCgggagacagagacagagaggaaGATGGAGAGTGACAGCGAGGTGTGCCCCCGGGATGATTACAAAATGATCAGCTAATTGGTTTGCGTGGCGATGACCCATTAGACGCTCCGCTGAGTTTTCTATGCTCTGCCATTGCATTGGGGTCTTGTTAATGCGGGACAACATTTGTGGAGCTTAATATTCactttaaataacatttactCTGCGATTGttacattattttaatgatagtaaacatatataattataacacTAAAGAATTGAACATgatgtatttaataaaaataaaacgacgCTTTAACAATGCGAAAGCACAAAAGCAAAGACTTATGAGAACACGAAAAggataatattatatgttagCAAAGGTAAGTAATTAAAAAGGATGCGCGACATCCTTAAAAAGGTAAGTTAGTAAGTAAcatattttcgttttgtaaCCATAAATCTGCTAACTTTGTAATCACGGTAACTAGTAcaatcgattggcattcaacgATTTCATAGACAAAATTCCAGCATATCAGAAAATCCACCGTTTCTCAGTCAATGAACGTCAAAAAATGTCAAATCAGCAAGTAAAATACCAGGCAAACAGAAATTAAAAGTAAGCAAACTCTTGCTTATTTTGTTactcaattaaattttgaatttgcgCCATCGGCCTAAAGGCTACAAAGTACAGAGATAGCAGAAGATTTACCAGGCGAGCAGCGATTAGCAGCAAGCAGACGTACAACTGAGtgcaccctcaaagtatgccacaaaaatgtaatattttctaCAGCGTGCCGATTtcaaaattcgaaattcaaCCATCCCACAAAAACATCcgctaaaatttaaaaatattttttttgtttattattatattgatttgtttagattatattttattaaaatgtttaaggaTCTTGCAAGGACTTACCTTTTTGTAATCAGGATAACTACATAGTTCTGTCGATTGCTATCCAAGAATTTTCAtgagaattttaaaaaatttaccTGAATTTACCTTAATTGTACCTTAACCATTTAAAGGACGATCGTGATATCCTTTGGCACAAGGATAGCTCTTGCGAATGGAAACCTATTGATATATTGTGAAAAGGACGAAAGTCCTTTTACGACTCGAGATAAGattacatttttgatttgcggatATATCGGTAAAATCTTCTCTGATTCTTGTGGGTTCTGTGTCAAATGAAGTCCATTGATTAGAGCTATCCTagtgccaaaggacattgaAATCGTCCTGCTGATTCCCGAGTTATCctgcaatttataattttcgcATTACAAGTGTTTTGATGCCAATCGATGGAGTTCGTCATTGCGATCTTAACAATATATGTCCTTTACAAATCGGACAGGaaatggccgagatatagccTGTTTTAGAAAAATGGCCCTAGTtgcaccctcaaagtatgctacaaaaaatatttttttctattggCTTTAGCGcgccaatttgaaatttacgATTAAGAACTAACCGACAGAAACTTAAATCCATTGAagtttaatacaaattcaCCACGTGGACGTTGTTCGTCACTTCATGTTGCCAACAACTTGTTGGTCGCTTGTATCTGCTGTGAACGGCTAAAAGTTGCCAGCTCAGCAAGtaaaataccaggcgaacagaaatCAACAGCAAGCAAACGCTTGCTTATTTTGTTACGCCATCTATTGCCCGATGCtggaattaaattttgtattagcGCCATCTATCTTCCCATCTTGCTACTGAAATTTGAAACGGAgcaccctcaaagtatgctacacgAAAGtgagtatttttgcagtaaaCTGTGCGCgctaatttcaaatttgaaagtTTGTTAGCTATATCTCTGTCAAATCGAGGAGGATTTTGCCGGGACCTACCTTTTTGTAATCAGGAAAGCTAGCTCTATCGATTGAAATTCCATTTGATTAACGAAAAATATTGatcataaaaaacaaagatCTTTGAAAATAGTTCGCATTTATTgatcatttaaaatgtttgcttaaaATAGATTCGTAATGCACTAATTTTTtagtttacaaaaaaaaatacttttgaacacacacacatatgcgcacacacagacataagTTGCTCACACACGatcaaatatgaaatagattcaacaaatatatgtactatatttCATCAACTGTATCGATAACATGCAAAAAATATGCTCCAAATAGCAAATTGACCAAGTTTTGATAATTTTGGTTTAAAGTAAGTTTCGTTCCGCATCAAAAATACCTATATGATCGAAATACCTTATAGCTAGcatatgttaaatataaatagatgTATGTAAGTTCCTTTCGCATTTCTTTAAGCCACAGCCCAATTGTTTTCCGCTTTCTTCTAGAATACATCTCGATTAACCTCAGCATATAATAccttttgattttcttttcctttttttgttttgcttgaatatttgttgtgtgtgttgcaaaagcaattaagttatacacacacacatacgcacacacacacagatagtaTAGGTGTACGGATAGAGATTGTGAAACTTTGAATTGGGAACTTTAAGAATTCATTTGGTTGACCTTCTGTTGATAGATTTGGGGAGAAGAACACACAAGTTAAGGGGAGCGGTGTGTAAGTGTAAGTGCATTGAGTGTGTATgtggtgagtgtgtgtgtgttgtatgacTGTGTGGCATTTATCTACTAACAGTTAGTTAACTAGAGATTACAGCTTATATCGTAAGTTCAATTGGCCTGTTTTTCTTTAGGTTAAGTTTAGCTTAAGCTTAAGATTAACGTTCTTCCACGTTCTGCGCGAATCTTCATCGCTCTTTCAATTCCCtttctttagttttgtttttggtttttgttgaaAACACAGCACGACATTTAACAATGATTTAAGTACACTTTCAGTTTCTCAATGGTTCTGTTTTAGTTTGCAACTTAAGCTAGGCACAATCACGCACAAGCATGCACACAAAGACAAAGAGGGAAATagataaagagagagggagaaagagggagagtaTGATGAACAGAGGtagggagggagagagagagagcgagtgggCGCCACTTAAATGCAGCCCAACAAGCACACAATTATCGTGCATACTATCGCTAAAACTATCGCTCAATAATCTTTAAGTGTACATCTAAAATTCGCAAATTCACAATAAGAAATTATTTCTAGACTATTGCTGCATATTGTTACGATTATAATACGCTACtttgattaaatttgattttctttttggtatatttgagaCTACAACCAGAGAAAACAACCATGTAATACCCAATCTTAAACgagcaataacaaaaaaaaaaaaaaattgtcaaactatgaaaacttaaaaaataaatcacattAATCACATGCAAATACATGAAATACTTTTAGTTAATGCTACAAAACTGAAGACTAAGACAACcgactaactaactaactgacTAAAAATCTTATAGAGGTGGGCAGTGGGggtgggggcgtggcaggaGGCGGTGGTAAGAGTGTGGAAATACGCAGCGCATTGCATAACGCATCGAAATGAGAGTCGGAATAAAGAATACGgattcacattcacacacacacacgcacacttaaACACTTAGTATAAGTACTAAAGTAGTTGGTAAAGCTaatacatttgttgttgttattgtttgtttgttgttctaacTTAAAATCGTTAcaagtttgctttgcttttactttGCTTACTATGATTTTTGGTGTTTCCTTTGTGAAGTTATCGTAGTTATCGATTCGCCTACAGATTAATCGTATCCAAATCCTGACAGGGTGCTCGAGGACTCATGTCATCGGTGCCGGCATCGCTGCTGCGTCGTGTATCCCCGCTGCCACGCCCATCGCCCCGAATGTCCGCCATGGACGAGTGAATTTGTTGCTGATTGTTTTGATTGTGTCGCAGgttcgtgttgttgttattattattgttgatgttgttgcccTGACTGTGATTGTGACTGTTattgtgatgatgatgcggatgcggatgatgatggtgattcGGACCGCCGCCAGGTGGCGCCTGCTTGCCATCAGCCGAGCCAATGTTGTTGTGCAGTGCCTGCGTCTTCTTGGTGCCCAAACCGAGCGGAAACGCAAAGTCCTGCGGCAGCTTGTGCATTATCTTGCCCGACGTGATCAGCCGGCCAAAGCCCTCCTGCAAATAGACAGAAAGAGAGGTGtgagtaaataattaaaagagagagagagagagagagagagatcgcTCACCTGATGGGCAAAGGCGTAGCCAGAACGAACGGAACGACGACCGCGACGCGATGAAGGCGTGCGACGCACATCGCTTGAGACCCGCGAATGCATCTTCTTCAGCGACTTTTGACGGATCTGCCAAGCGAGAAAGAATTGATCAGTAACTTAGTATAGGTACTAAAGTAGttggtaataataataattttttcatcaaatataaagaataatttaagttaaaagAATGAAATTATGTAGATTGAAAATATAAGTTTAAAGGAAATTCAAGTGCACGAagcaaaacagagagagaagagcAGAAACAGTTGGATAAAacgataataaataaaacaaggaAGGAAGAAAAAGTAAAGATGTCAAATAAAAgcactaaaaaaaatatatgtcaCTAAAGATCAAACTATGATAACgtttaaaaagaaatgtacTTTAGAGATAAGAAAAGACggaaagaaaaataagaatgcaaaaataaaaatcataaaaagaaTATAGTAATAATCAAGCGATGACAAAATTCACTAACAGTACTCTAAAGATGGAGAGCAAAATAAAATCCATAAGTAGAACAATACTTAAAATGaagaaagaaattataaatgaaatataaatatgcgAAATGAAACGATTTAAGGATAAACAAGAAAGCTTAACATAAGGTCGAAAGGTCAAGTAAAGTTTATCTTAcaaatgacaaaataaataataaataaaaataataatgcataaatcttaaaaaagggaaaataaaTGATTCAACGACAAACAAGcttaaataagaaaactacaataagaaataaaacataaaaatgcaaaatcgtAAAGTAAAGCAAAGTCTGAGCTTAACACCAAAAAAAGGACAAGCGCTCACCTTGTCAGACAAGCTGGGATGCACGTCTAACAGATAGAACTTGTAGGCAAGCACGGGCGCCATCAGCATGACGACAGTGATCAGCATCGTCACCCAGAAGGAGACATCCTTGATGGCCTGCGTGAGGGAGCCAACGTACGGTCCACCGATGACATAGTTGTAGAAATAATCAAGCACAAAGTACCAGATGAGACTGCCCCAAATGGTCACATGATTCACAATCGTCCAGTACGAAGTGTATAAAGCAATCTGCAATGAAAACAGGTTATCAACAAATATGTAAAAGAAGTAGAAACGCTACGAAAAACTTACCTGAGCTGTGTTGTCGACAATGAGAATGGTGGCAACAACGGCCCCAAGTGTCATGTGATCTGAGAGTATGTAGCCATTGTGGGAAACGCCATCCTTATAGACGCCATACGGTATAAGAAACAGAATGAGCGATGTGAAGGCGCCATGGAGTACGCTGTAGATGAACTCGCGTATGTTGAACAGTTCGCTCTTGAGGCCCGGCGTATACAGACGCGGATACTCAACGCTGTTCTTGTCCGACACGTCCTGCTCGAAGACGCCCAGCGCCAACACCGGCAGCGATGTGTAGAACAGATTATACACCGATATGAACATCGGATCGAAAACGGTCTGAAAATACATATTCAAATTAGAATATACATCGCTTAAGCAGGCCATCCACGATAGAATTTGTTCGAAAACAAGTTATCGAATTTGAATTCATTGGTTCGAAAACATTTTGACTTGAACACAACGAAGAtagaattatttatattctctTCGAACACAACATCGAACATGGAATGTCGAACCGAACACTACCATTAACGACGAACATTTCGTTAGAACACAACATGTTTTCGCATAAATTCTATCGTGGTTGGCACGCTTTACTCATCACTTTGAATACTCACCTGCGCACTGAAGCCACAGAAGAGCGAATACCAACAGTGGCAGAGCGTAAATGCAAAGTTCTTGTAGAAAAAGTAGCGCAGAAATTTGCACATGCGATAATACGACCAGCGACCGTGGACCAGCAGCAAACGCTCCAGATAACAAAACTGTGCGATCGCATAGTCACTCGATAATACCGCCTGCAGACCCTCCTGACCTGAGATGCCCACGCCAATGTGAGCAGCTGGGAtggagaaaaaaaatagaatatgaataatacaatttcaaattcaaatgtccgcttatttttatttagtttagttagGAAAATTCATAAACtgaataaattaataagttaTTGCATCATTTTTATCTAGATGCATTTCTTAACTCGatgtttttccttttctaacatctgttttattttttgaatctTCTATTCGATGTCTGAACTTAGCTTGCTCTACATTTAATTGCTCTTGCTATCGAATAACTCCTtacttaaacaatttgttaagTTCCCTTTTCTATCATCTCTAATTAATCATAGTTTTTTCTCATCGCTAAGCTTAACTTGCtttacatttcacatttgttcAATCTCTCAATCTTCAGTTTCTTTTTGATAAGatcatttttctttcatctCTATGCTTAGTTTGTCTCACATTTCTTCGATCATGAAATGGCTTCGTTCTAAATCAATTAATCACAGCTTATTCCTATCTTAAAGCTTAGCTTAATATTTTACACTTTTCCAATCTCTCAATCTCCTTCTTGCTTTAAATTTTGCGTTTCTTCAAACACTTAATCTCCTACATTATATAAATCGAATCTTAACTACCCTTTATATGCCATCTCGAAAAAATCACAGGTTTTCTCTCATCTCTAAGCTCAACACGACAAGTGTGCTCACCTTTGATCATGGAGACATCGTTGGCGCCATCGCCTATGGCCAGGGTGACGGCATTTTTGGCACGCTTGATAAGTTCGACGACCAGCGCCTTCTGCAGCGGCGTCACGCGACAACAGATCACCGCCTTGCACTGCGAGGCAATGTCCAAGAATCTGTGAAGTGAAATATACATTAGTATTAGGATATGTCGATGTTCATCGCTATGCAACGTATACGCACTTGCTTTCCAACTCCGGTGAGAGGCAGTGGACGAGCGAGTGTCCATTCACGACGAGTGCAAAGCCCGTCGTCTCGTCAACAACAATTGAGGGCGCGGTTCGACGGCCGTCGTCGCTTTTCTCAGCATCTCCAAAGAGATCATTGCACTCGGCGCtaaacaattgaattgatggtgagagagagagaacgagagagagagagactttaatacatatgtaccaAATGTAGTAGAAAGTGTGTGATGAGTGTTAAAGAGAGGaacacaaaatgtaaaatgaatttgttagATGGATTACgaaacaacattcaaaatagatGACACAGAAAGATAGAAGCAGAGAGAGATAGGAAAGAGGAAGTTAGACAACAGAGCATGCTTTTGTTAGGTTATGTTATAaatcaagagagagagagagagtctgTGCTACGCTCTGCAGAGAGCAAAGCATTAGTATAAGCGTTCTACGGgatacgatacgatacgataGATGATACGAGCGTAATAAACGAAAGCCACGaacgacaaaaacaacattaagaatataaacgagcatttttttggttgttgtgtGAATTTGGTTTGTTGTTCTGTTTTTGCACttgagtttagtttagttttgcattgagaatagaataaattaaatgattgattgactTGGACAATGCACGACGATTGGATTTGAATTGTGTTAcgcatattaatttcaatgaGAATacgaacgaaacgaaacgaaacgaaataaacgatattgaaattgtttgtatCGAGTTTTGTTGTAGGATAATTATTGTGATATTTTACTTGACGGGCGGAACAAGTACCAATAGAGGGTAACACATCCTTGGCTATACACTAAAAGATTGTCATTATTCAAAGTTCTTTTCTCGCTAAGCACATCTAAAGTTATTACGAATATAAAAGTCTATGAAATCATAAAAAGTTCTAGTTCACTTTTTTCCGATTCGATGTTATGGTCAACACATTGAATTAGATACTATATAGAtcaattacaaacaaaaaatcgtatagaaatcaacaaaaaaaaggtattacatagagagatagatagatagagagagagagagagatagagagggagTTAGCAGAAAATACAGGGTGACTTTCTAGCTGCgctaatttcttttttttcaagtgTCATTTCTGGTTTAGCTTCACTGCATCTAGAATCGtagttatttaaattgattttgatatttcatttcattgcgGAAGTGCCCTCTACCTGTCCGGTCCGCCCTTATTATCCTTAATTTTGGCATCCCACCTAAAGGTAACCACCGAAATAGCCGGTGGCGGCTGTGGGATGGGCGATCCATTCGTGTCCTGCATGAACGCCGATGTCTGTGTCATCGTCACGTTCATGGGGTCCATGCTGCTCTCGCTGTGCAGCTGATTCATCGCCTCGGTGCCTGCAAGAAAGCAATAAATCCATTATTGATTGATCGATCATTCAAGTTGTTCGCTTGATAATCTACCGCCAGGTCGAAAACGATCAAATATCTTGATAGACTCCTTAAATTGCCGCAACTGCTTCTCGACCTCCTCCACAGAGCTGCCGTCCACGATGAAGACGTCGACGAGTTCATCGGTCAGCAGCTGACACGAGTACCCAATGTTGATGGCAGTTTCTACGTAaggaaaaatacatttaaattccCAATTCACAATAACGATAGAACAACTCTAGGTAACTTACCCTGCTTATCGCCAGTCAGCACCCAGATCTTAATGCCAGCATTCTGCAGATTGGCTATCGATTTGGGTACACCATCCTGCAGTTTATCCTCAATGGCTGTCACGCCCACCAGCTGCATATCGCTTTCGATCTCCTCGTACATCGCGTTCAGCTTCTGTTCACGCGAGTCCATCGAGAGAGCCGCCTCCGTCTGGCGCACGCGCCAATCGTTGTAGTACTCCTCGGTCAGGCGTCGCTCGGCTAGCACCAGAGTGCGCAGACCTTCGCCAGCGAATTTCTGCAAAGAAGGAAAACGATACTTGTTACGATATTACGATTtaagaaatatgcaaatgtaaatAGCAACAATTTTGATTAAAGTCAAAGCTAGACTCAGTATTTCTAATTCAACAAACTCAAATCaactgcaaaaacaaataaataataaataaatagtttgaGTATGTATTTGACGATACTGTAATCAAAATGAACTTTAAAGAAGATGTAGTAGAACTAATTAccaatatattaaatttctaaagATACTATTAGTTTATTgcatatattctatattttacTTATGAAAATagcatattataaaaatactaatggATGCTTCTACACTGAAGCTGTATTTAACGATATTCAAAAGTAGAATATAGCCTACTTATAAATATCGTATAATACAGCTTCAGTAAAGAAgaattcattcatattttctactttttaCGAGCATAAAATATAGCGTATGCTATATGCATAAGTCGCCAGTTCTATAGAAAAGTTATTCTTATGCCTTAcgttatttaatttgctaaGTTTCAAATGCCTCACAAATCATcagaaattaaaaagcatATGTACATTTACGTTATTCAATTTACGATATAATTAGACATTGCAGAAAATAATTCGATTACAAATAGTTGTAAGCAAACCTTCTACATAAAGTGAGCAATTTATGATAAAATTAGAAATTGCAGTAAATAGTTTGAAGAGAAAATGTTGGAAGCAAAGCTTCGACATAAAATGAACAATTTACGAAATAAttagaaattgcaaaaaataatttgattacaaATAGTTGTAAGCAAAGAACAAGAAGTGAACAATTTATGATATAATTAGAATTTGCAGTAAATAGTTTGAAGTGAAcaattttcgaaatattttgaatttgcagTAAATAGTTTGAAGAGAAATAGTTGGAATGAAATCAACAACACAAAGTGAACAATTTACGATATTCGTGACTTACATTCAAGTGATCCTGAGTGCGCGCCTTAAGATCCTCTTGCCCGCCATGCAGACGATCGTATATCACATTGTCAGCCCCCTTGCAGTAGAGCACCACAGAGTTGCCGCGTCGTAGAATGACCGACATGCGTTTGCGCACATTGTTAAAATCCAGAATGTGCAGTAGTTCGTATTCCTGCAGAGAttgcaaaagaaaattcaCATTATTATCTGACGAAATATAAGTAAAATCTACCGCTTACCTCTAGGCGACCCATCACTTCGATGGTAATACTGTTTGGTGTGCGTGTGCGAAACACAAAGCCAAAGTTACGGGCTGCCGACACGAGGGCAGCCTCGTCGGGACTCTGCGCCTGATACTCGAGTCGGCCGTCGACAGTTTCCGCCATCACCGTGTGACAAAGTGCGAGCAAGCGAAAGAAATTGTGGGCATGCTCCTCATCCGAACGCACGGCATCCAACAGCGTTCGATCGTACCAACGGAAGTCTGTCTCGTGATGCGGATTCGCTGAGAAGTCAATGGGTTCGACGATCTATAGGAACACAAGAAATTAGTTACGATTAATTCGACTGCAGCGGATGttgttgaatatattttgtgtatatgATGAATGCTTGAGAgagatttgttttgttttgtagtttAGATATTCAGGCATAGCTTAGCGTTAATTTCAGCATTAGTTATGGAAAGAAGCAGAGGCGAAGGCAAAGGCAGAGGCAATACATTTTTAGTTACGATATACGGTCAATGGCTTACGATACTCGCGAAGATTCcaagcaatatttaaaaactgtGTTACCATATTCTTGCCAACTTACGATATCCAATCAAAAGCAATACAGATTTAGTACGATAGTCGAGAAAATTGTACAATAATTGCTTAGCGAAGCTTAGatgatattaaatattgaataattatGTTACCACATTCTCTACGATAATGAATAGTAATCAATAATCGCTCAATGACTTACGATACTCGAAAAGCGatgcttttaattattcaCAAATTAGTTACCATATCCTTCAGATGCCTAGTTAcgataaacaattaaaagcaaGCAATACCTAGTAACGATATATGTTCAATGGCTTGCGATAGTTGAAAAGATTTTAGAGTTAAAGCGAagcgaaatataaattatatgaaatatgataAATTACTTGTGCCTACGATAttcagtaaaaaaaaacattttgaataggTCTAACGATTATGTTTGTAGGTTAATaagataatattgaaaaagaaaacttaatacatattattaaagCACACTCTTAAGCTTAAGGTTAGATTATAGATTATATATCGTAAGTGTATATTGTGGGAAATGAGTGAAAAATAAGCTACGCATGACTCAAGAGCAGCTACTTTTTTATGGAAAGCTGCTAATTTATTgacacccaaacacacacacacacaacactaaTTCAAACAGTCATATGAGAGAACAGTAATGCAGGGGAGGGAGCACATAAATAGCCATTACGATATTGAAGCGCATAAATTATTGAATGCTTCTAAAAAGAACGAATGTGTCATTATATCCATATCAATTTTCATGGATATTTCAATGTTTTCCAAATACGATGTACAACAATTTAATGCTACAATAAACATTTAcgataaacaaaattgtaatataaaatCCAATTAGCAATATGACAAATAGGTTAAATATGTTTGACAATAAGTTAGAAACAAATACGAATATCGTAAACGATATAGACATATGCAAGTTTACGATATttgagaaatttatttatttagtgaaCCAGGCGTTTGATGAATATCGTAAACAATACAGATCGGTTTAACGCTATTTTAACTTAAGTCACACATAGTTTAACACTCGTTTGACGctcaaacaacaaattaacaaaGTAACGAATTTACGATATTGGGAGATCAGGAGTTTTGTGAAGTTGAAACAACATGCATACGTGCACTTTTTGGTGTGACGAACTCCAATTTGTGGCAAAGCGGTGTGTGCTGAGATAACGTTGCTGTGCGGTGctgttgcggttgctgttgcaagttgctgctgctgctgttgttgttgacaatctgctgttgctgttgtggcatcGAAAGGGCGCACAACAACCGCTATctattgctgtggctgtggctgagGATGAGCATGAAGCATGGAATTGACGCAGCTTGCGATTAGTTTGATGCGTTTGTTCGTGCTCGTGttcgtgttgctgttgttcgaGTTGTTGTTCGATTTGGTCTGGTTGTTCGAATTGTTCGAGTTGCTCTAGTTGCTGATCATGCAAGATTATTACTTtgtcgcc
It encodes the following:
- the LOC132795465 gene encoding phospholipid-transporting ATPase ID isoform X7; this encodes MGTKTQPQLAKDNERRIRANDKDFNSQFKYHNNYIKTSKYSLLTFLPFNLLEQFQRLANFYFLCLLVLQLIPAISSLTPVTTAIPLIGVLTLTAVKDAYDDIQRHLSDSQVNNRKSKTLRNGKLIEAKWSEVQVGDVIRLDNNQFVAADILLLTTSEPNGLCFIETAELDGETNLKAKQCLMETTELGDQHDLLWNFNGEIICERPNNLLNKFEGTLIWKNQRFALDNDKILLRGCVLRNTQWCYGLVVFAGVDTKLMQNSGKTQFKSTGVDRLLNFIIIGIVLFLVSICALFAIGCAVWEGLIGQHFQLYLPWEHIIPQEMVASGATVIGLLVFFSYAIVLNTVVPISLYVSVEVIRFVQSFLINWDEEMYYARTHTYAKARTTTLNEELGQIQYIFSDKTGTLTQNIMTFNKCSINGRTYGDVIDLRTGELIDINDIVEPIDFSANPHHETDFRWYDRTLLDAVRSDEEHAHNFFRLLALCHTVMAETVDGRLEYQAQSPDEAALVSAARNFGFVFRTRTPNSITIEVMGRLEEYELLHILDFNNVRKRMSVILRRGNSVVLYCKGADNVIYDRLHGGQEDLKARTQDHLNKFAGEGLRTLVLAERRLTEEYYNDWRVRQTEAALSMDSREQKLNAMYEEIESDMQLVGVTAIEDKLQDGVPKSIANLQNAGIKIWVLTGDKQETAINIGYSCQLLTDELVDVFIVDGSSVEEVEKQLRQFKESIKIFDRFRPGGTEAMNQLHSESSMDPMNVTMTQTSAFMQDTNGSPIPQPPPAISVVTFRWDAKIKDNKGGPDSAECNDLFGDAEKSDDGRRTAPSIVVDETTGFALVVNGHSLVHCLSPELESKFLDIASQCKAVICCRVTPLQKALVVELIKRAKNAVTLAIGDGANDVSMIKAAHIGVGISGQEGLQAVLSSDYAIAQFCYLERLLLVHGRWSYYRMCKFLRYFFYKNFAFTLCHCWYSLFCGFSAQTVFDPMFISVYNLFYTSLPVLALGVFEQDVSDKNSVEYPRLYTPGLKSELFNIREFIYSVLHGAFTSLILFLIPYGVYKDGVSHNGYILSDHMTLGAVVATILIVDNTAQIALYTSYWTIVNHVTIWGSLIWYFVLDYFYNYVIGGPYVGSLTQAIKDVSFWVTMLITVVMLMAPVLAYKFYLLDVHPSLSDKIRQKSLKKMHSRVSSDVRRTPSSRRGRRSVRSGYAFAHQEGFGRLITSGKIMHKLPQDFAFPLGLGTKKTQALHNNIGSADGKQAPPGGGPNHHHHPHPHHHHNNSHNHSQGNNINNNNNNNTNLRHNQNNQQQIHSSMADIRGDGRGSGDTRRSSDAGTDDMSPRAPCQDLDTINL